One part of the Podarcis muralis chromosome 3, rPodMur119.hap1.1, whole genome shotgun sequence genome encodes these proteins:
- the PARP1 gene encoding poly [ADP-ribose] polymerase 1 → MAEPAEKMYRAEYAKSGRASCKKCGDNIAKDSLRLAIMVQSPMFDGKVPHWHHFSCFWKRARLVSHTDVVGFSELRWEDQEKIKKSIESGGAGTGKGDQEGGGKSDKSLNDFAAEYAKSNRSTCKGCDQKIEKGQIRISKKMVHPEKPQLGMIDNWYHPACFVSRRADLGFLASFSASQLLGFGLLNAEDKETLKKQLPAVKNEGKRKGDEVDANVVSKKKPKKEKEKQSKQEKLLKEQTELIWNIKDELKKACSTNDLKELLKANKQDIPSGESAILDCVADGMAFGALLPCEECKGQFVFKGDAYYCTRYITGWTKCVAKTQTPKRKEWVIPKEFREIAYLKKFKFKKQDRAFPPEAASENSALPPAVSTHITENSAAPAGKPLSSMKILIVGKLSKNKDEIKSVIEELGGKVTATVNKADLCISSQKEVEKMNKKMEEVKEAQVRVVSEEFLQDVQSSSKGFQELLSLHALSPWGAEVKQEHKAVPVGGKSSGQSNTKSTGKVKEEQGTSKSEKKMKLTVKGGAAVDPDSGLEDSAHVFEKGGKIFSATLGLVDITKGTNSYYKLQLLEDDREIRYWVFRSWGRVGTVIGSNKLEQMPSKEEAIEHFLNLYEEKTGNSWHSKNFTKYPKKFYPLEIDYGQDEEAVKKLTVSAGTKSKLPKAVQDLIKMIFDVESMKKAMVEFEIDLQKMPLGKLSKRQIQSAYSILNEVHQAVSDGGTDSQILDLSNRFYTLIPHDFGMKKPPLLNNLDYIKSKVEMLDNLLDIEVAYSLLRSGGQDGDKDPIDVNYEKLKTDIKVVDKDSEEAKILKQYVKNTHASTHNAYDLKVMEIFKIEREGEAQRYRPFQELHNRQLLWHGSRTTNYAGILSQGLRIAPPEAPVTGYMFGKGIYFADMVSKSANYCHTSQTDPIGLILLGEVALGNMYELKNASHITKLPKGKHSVKGLGKTAPDPTATTSLNGVEVPLGNGIPSGVSNTCLLYNEYIVYDTAQVNLKYLLKLKFNYKTSLW, encoded by the exons TCCCCCATGTTTGATGGCAAAGTACCCCACTGGCACCACTTCTCCTGTTTCTGGAAGCGGGCTCGACTGGTGTCCCACACCGACGTGGTCGGCTTCTCGGAACTGCGTTGGGAAGATCAGGAGAAAATCAAGAAGTCCATAGAAAGTGGTGGCGCCGGAACAG GCAAAGGTGACCAAGAGGGAGGTGGCAAAAGTGATAAAAGTTTAAACGATTTTGCCGCAGAATATGCAAAGTCCAACAGAAGCACCTGCAAAGGCTGTGATCAGAAGATAGAAAAG GGTCAAATCAGGATTTCAAAGAAAATGGTGCATCCCGAAAAGCCCCAGTTGGGGATGATAGACAACTGGTACCACCCAGCCTGTTTCGTCAGCCGCAGAGCAGATCTGGGGTTTCTTGCCTCTTTTAGTGCCTCTCAGCTGTTAGGCTTTGGGCTCCTGAATGCTGAAGATAAAGAGACTCTGAAAAAGCAGCTGCCTGCAGTCAAGAATGAAGG gaagagaaaaggagatgAGGTGGATGCCAACGTGGTCtcaaaaaagaaaccaaaaaaggaaaaagaaaaacagtctaAACAGGAGAAGTTGCTGAAG GAACAGACGGAATTGATTTGGAACATCAAAGACGAGTTGAAGAAAGCTTGTTCCACCAACGACCTGAAAGAGCTCCTGAAAGCCAACAAGCAGGACATTCCTTCTGGGGAATCCGCT ATCTTGGACTGTGTTGCCGATGGGATGGCCTTTGGGGCTCTGCTTCCCTGCGAGGAGTGCAAAGGGCAGTTTGTGTTCAAGGGCGACGCTTACTACTGTACGCGCTACATCACCGGTTGGACCAAGTGTGTTGCCAAGACGCAGACTCCCAAAAGGAAAGAATGGGTAATCCCAAAG GAGTTCCGGGAAATTGCTTATCTAAAGAAATTCAAATTTAAGAAGCAGGATAGAGCATTCCCTCCAGAGGCTGCCTCTGAAAATTCAGCACTTCCTCCAGCAGTTTCTACTCATATTACAGAAAACTCAGCTGCACCAGCAG GTAAACCGTTAAGTAGCATGAAGATTTTGATCGTTGGAAAACTGTCGAAGAACAAGGATGAAATCAAGTCTGTCATTGAGGAACTTGGGGGAAAGGTGACGGCTACTGTGAACAAAGCTGACCTGTGCATCAGCTCACAAA AGGAGGTTGAGAAAATGAACAAGAAAATGGAAGAAGTGAAGGAGGCCCAGGTGCGCGTTGTCTCTGAGGAATTTCTCCAGGATGTGCAGTCCTCCAGCAAGGGTTTTCAGGAGCTGCTTTCGCTTCATGCTCTTTCTCCCTGGGGCGCTGAAGTTAAGCAGGAGCACAAAGCGGTTCCCGTGGGAGGAAAATCCAGCGGACAGTCGAACACGAAAAGTACCGGGAAGGTCAAAGAAGAGCAAG GAACGAGCAAATCAGAAAAGAAGATGAAGCTGACAGTTAAAGGAGGAGCTGCTGTGGATCCTGATTCAG GCTTGGAAGATTCTGCCCACGTCTTTGAAAAAGGTGGCAAAATCTTCAGTGCCACTCTTGGGCTGGTAGATATTACTAAAGGAACGAATTCGTATTACAAGCTTCAGCTGTTGGAAGATGACCGAGAAATCAG ATACTGGGTATTCCGCTCTTGGGGACGTGTTGGCACAGTCATTGGAAGCAACAAGCTAGAGCAGATGCCATCGAAAGAAGAAGCCATTGAGCACTTCCTGAATCTGTATGAGGAAAAGACGGGCAACTCGTGGCATTCCAAGAATTTCACTAAATATCCCAAAAAATTCTATCCTCTGGAAATAGACTATGGGCAG GATGAAGAAGCAGTGAAGAAGCTGACCGTGAGTGCAGGAACCAAATCCAAGCTTCCTAAGGCAGTCCAGGACCTTATCAAGATGATATTTGATGTGGAAAGCATGAAGAAAGCCATGGTGGAATTTGAG ATTGACCTCCAGAAGATGCCTTTGGGGAAGCTGAGCAAGAGGCAAATCCAGAGTGCATACTCCATCCTTAATGAGGTGCATCAG GCAGTTTCTGATGGTGGCACAGATTCACAGATATTGGATCTTTCCAACCGCTTCTACACTCTGATCCCCCATGACTTTGGGATGAAGAAGCCTCCTCTCTTGAATAATCTAGATTACATTAAG TCCAAGGTGGAGATGTTGGACAATCTGCTTGACATTGAGGTCGCCTACAGCCTACTCAGAAGTGGGGGTCAGGATGGGGATAAAGACCCAATAGATGTGAACTATGAAAAGCTCAAAACAGATATCAAG GTAGTAGATAAAGACTCGGAAGAAGCGAAGATCCTAAAGCAGTATGTTAAGAATACCCATGCAAGCACCCACAACGCGTATGACTTGAAAGTCATGGAG ATTTTCAAGATTGAGCGGGAAGGAGAAGCTCAGCGTTATAGGCCGTTCCAGGAGTTGCACAACCGTCAGTTGCTCTGGCACGGTTCTCGCACAACCAACTACGCTGGCATCTTGTCGCAGGGTCTCCGAATAGCTCCTCCTGAAGCTCCTGTG ACTGGCTACATGTTTGGAAAAGGTATCTACTTTGCTGATATGGTGTCCAAGAGTGCCAACTATTGTCACACCTCTCAGACTGACCCGATTGGCTTAATCTTGCTGGGAGAAGTTGCCCTTGGAAACAT GTATGAGCTGAAGAATGCATCCCACATAACCAAGCTGCCGAAAGGAAAACATAGTGTCAAAG GCTTGGGCAAAACAGCACCAGATCCCACAGCCACTACCTCTCTCAATGGCGTAGAAGTTCCTTTAGGCAATGGAATACCATCAGGAGTTAGCAATACCTGTCTTCTGTATAACGA ATATATTGTCTACGATACTGCTCAGGTTAATCTGAAGTACCTGCTAAAACTGAAGTTCAACTATAAGACATCCCTCTGGTGA